The following proteins come from a genomic window of Gossypium raimondii isolate GPD5lz chromosome 5, ASM2569854v1, whole genome shotgun sequence:
- the LOC105771181 gene encoding proline transporter 2 → MVPDNNRNEVEDYKLTVQVPETAHQVSTDSWLQAGFVLTTGVNSVFVLGYSGTIMVPLGWIGGIVGLLLATVLSLNANMLVAKLHEHGGKRHIRYRDLAAQIYGRRAYTITWAMQYINLFMINIGFLILGGSALKACFALFNYEHTMKLPYCIAITGFACTLFAISTPHLSALRVWLGCSTVLSLIYIIVACVLAAKDGANAPPRDYSIHGESSSRIFTTIGASANLVFAFNTGMLPEIQATVRQPAVKNTLKALYFQFTIGVVPMFAITFIGYWAYGASTSTYLLNSVSGPLWVKAAANISAFLQSIICLHIFASPTYEYLDTKFGIRGSALQLNNLSFRIAARGGYLVISTLVSALLPFLGDFESLTGALSTFPLTFILANHMYIVAKKDKLSTLQKFWHWLNVIIFALMSIAATIASLRLIAVDSKEYHVFADV, encoded by the exons ATGGTGCCTGACAACAATAGGAATGAGGTTGAGGATTATAAGTTAACTGTTCAAGTCCCTGAAACTGCCCATCAAGTTAGCACTg ATTCATGGCTCCAGGCCGGTTTTGTCTTGACAACTGGTGTTAACAGTGTATTTGTGTTGGGATATTCTGGGACAATCATGGTCCCTCTTGGCTGGATAGGAGGCATAGTCGGTTTGCTTTTAGCCACCGTGCTGTCGCTGAACGCCAACATGCTTGTTGCCAAGCTCCATGAACATGGGGGAAAGAGGCATATCAGATACAGAGATCTTGCAGCACAAATATACG GTAGGAGAGCCTATACAATTACATGGGCAATGCAATATATCAATCTGTTCATGATTAACATTGGGTTTCTCATTTTGGGTGGTTCTGCTTTAAAG GCTTGTTTTGCCCTTTTCAATTATGAGCACACCATGAAGCTTCCATACTGTATTGCCATAACTGGGTTTGCTTGTACTTTGTTTGCCATATCGACACCACATCTGTCAGCTCTAAGAGTATGGTTGGGATGTTCAACAGTTCTCAGCTTGATATATATCATCGTGGCATGTGTGCTTGCAGCTAAAGACG GAGCTAATGCACCACCCCGAGATTATAGCATACATGGGGAATCTTCTAGCAGAATTTTTACAACTATAGGAGCATCTGCAAATCTTGTGTTTGCATTCAATACTGGAATGTTACCAGAAATACAG GCAACAGTGAGGCAGCCTGCAGTGAAGAACACGCTGAAAGCTTTGTACTTTCAGTTCACCATCGGAGTTGTACCGATGTTTGCCATTACCTTTATCGGCTACTGGGCTTACGGAGCTTCAACATCCACATACTTGCTTAATAGCGTAAGCGGTCCACTTTGGGTGAAGGCGGCTGCTAACATTTCTGCCTTCCTGCAATCGATCATTTGTTTGCAC ATATTTGCGAGTCCAACTTATGAGTATTTAGACACCAAGTTCGGCATTAGAGGAAGCGCCTTGCAGCTTAACAACTTGTCCTTCAGAATTGCAGCAAGAGGCGGGTACCTCGTTATCAGTACACTGGTGTCTGCTCTTCTACCGTTCCTCGGAGATTTCGAAAGCCTTACAGGGGCATTGAGCACGTTTCCACTAACATTTATCCTAGCAAACCACATGTACATTGTGGCAAAGAAGGATAAACTGAGTACCTTGCAAAAGTTCTGGCATTGGCTCAATGTCATTATCTTCGCTCTCATGTCCATTGCAGCAACGATTGCATCTTTGAGGCTCATAGCTGTTGATTCCAAAGAATACCATGTGTTTGCTGATGTGTGA